One stretch of Gouania willdenowi chromosome 16, fGouWil2.1, whole genome shotgun sequence DNA includes these proteins:
- the nr1d2a gene encoding nuclear receptor subfamily 1 group D member 2a, producing MSEDMDMARAGGVIAYISSGSALPSLSPPPSRPSLPSRAVGMLVDLAPPTKSGQQRSDKNGRSSSSKSSITKINGMVLLCKVCGDVASGFHYGVHACEGCKGFFRRSIQQNIQYKKCVKMENCIIVRINRNRCQQCRFKKCLSVGMSRDAVRFGRIPKREKQKMLLEMQNAMNNMMSTNNQLNPSSACSSSSDCSSSSSCSLTSSSTCSSSSSSTCSSSSDSSSCSGPSSPQCDSVLSMDTNTSSASSCGSDSSEDEGGASRSTFVQAPPSPDTPTESRMEEQQDAWSAWSQHNVTNSNYREQLGGAPDGRRPQCDAQSPSYHEPMSSENRTHLVYPMNASLYADTRRQSHEIWEEFSRSFIPAVREVVEFAKRIPGFRELPEHDQVGLLKAGTFEVLMVRFASLFNATERTVSFLSGKRYSLDTLRSLGVGELLHSMCEFSEKLAALQLNADEMSLFTAVVLVSADRSGLQDLDSVEVLQDKLIRVLRNLMVQNHGEQSATTFTKLLLRLPELRSLNNLHSEELLAFTVHP from the exons ATGTCTGAGGACATGGACATGGCCAGAGCCG GTGGCGTCATTGCCTACATCTCCTCTGGCTCCGCCCTCCCGTCATTGTCTCCGCCCCCTTCTCGCCCATCACTGCCGAGCCGCGCCGTGGGAATGCTGGTGGACTTAGCTCCGCCCACAAAGAGCGGACAGCAGCGCTCGGACAAGAATGGACGCTCGTCCTCGTCGAAGAGCAGCATCACCA agatcAATGGGATGGTGCTGCTGTGTAAAGTGTGCGGCGACGTGGCGTCAGGTTTTCACTACGGCGTCCACGCCTGCGAAGGCTGCAAG ggCTTCTTCAGACGCAGCATCCAGCAGAACATCCAGTATAAGAAGTGTGTGAAGATGGAGAACTGCATCATCGTGAGGATCAACAGGAACCGCTGCCAGCAGTGTCGCTTTAAGAAGTGTCTGTCTGTGGGAATGTCCCGAGATG CCGTTCGATTCGGACGTATACCTAAGCGTGAGAAGCAGAAGATGCTTCTGGAGATGCAGAACGCCATGAACAACATGATGAGCACCAACAACCAGCTGAACCCGAGCTCCGCCTGCTCCTCGTCCTCTGACTGCTCCTCGTCTTCCTCCTGCTCCTtgacctcctcctccacctgctcctcgtcctcctcctccacctgctcCTCGTCCTCTGACTCGTCGTCTTGCTCCGGCCCGTCGTCGCCGCAGTGCGACTCCGTTCTCTCCATGGACACCAACACCAGCTCCGCCTCCTCCTGTGGCTCCGACAGCAGTGAGGATGAAGGCGGAGCCTCCCGTAGCACTTTTGTCCAAGCCCCGCCCTCTCCGGACACGCCCACGGAGAGTCGCATGGAGGAGCAGCAGGACGCGTGGAGCGCCTGGAGCCAGCACAATGTCACTAACTCCAACTACAGAGAGCAGCTGGGCGGGGCCCCCGATGGTCGACGCCCACAATGTGATGCACAGAGCCCCAGTTACCACGAACCAATGAGCAGCGAGAACAGAACACACCTG GTGTATCCGATGAACGCGTCGCTGTACGCTGACACTCGCCGACAGAGCCACGAGATCTGGGAGGAGTTTTCCAGGAGCTTCATTCCCGCCGTGAGGGAAGTGGTGGAGTTTGCCAAGAGGATCCCTGGTTTCAGAGAATTACCAGAACACGACCAGGTGGGCCTGTTGAAGGCCGGAACATTTGag GTGCTGATGGTACGTTTTGCGTCCCTCTTCAACGCGACAGAGCGTACTGTCAGCTTCCTCAGCGGTAAGCGCTACAGCCTGGACACGCTGCGTTCGCTGGGCGTTGGAGAGTTGCTCCACTCCATGTGTGAGTTCAGTGAGAAACTAGCGGCGCTGCAGCTGAACGCAGACGAGATGAGCCTCTTCACCGCCGTGGTGCTCGTCTCAGCcg atCGCTCTGGCCTCCAGGACCTGGACTCTGTGGAGGTTCTACAGGACAAGCTGATCCGGGTCTTGAGGAACCTGATGGTTCAGAACCACGGAGAGCAGTCGGCCACAACCTTCACTAAGCTGCTGCTGAGGCTCCCAGAGCTGCGCTCGCTCAATAACCTGCACTCAGAGGAGCTGCTGGCCTTCACCGTGCACCCGtag